Proteins encoded in a region of the Oryctolagus cuniculus chromosome 10, mOryCun1.1, whole genome shotgun sequence genome:
- the ZBTB47 gene encoding zinc finger and BTB domain-containing protein 47 isoform X3: MGRLNEQRLFQPDLCDVDLVLVPQRSVFPAHKGVLAAYSQFFHSLFTQNKQLQRVELSLEALAPGGLQQILNFIYTSKLLVNAANVHEVLSAASLLQMADIAASCQELLDARSLGPPGPGTVALAQPAASCTPAAPSYYCDIKQEADAPGLPKIYAREGPDPYSVRVEDGAGTTEGTVPAALGSAQPFFKEEKEGGGEEAGGPPTGLCKLEGGEELEEELGGPGAYSRQEQSQIIVEVNLNNQTLHVSTGPEGKPGTGTSPAAMALGREDGLQRHSEEEEEEDEEEEEEEEEEEEGGGSGGGEEEEEEEEEEEEEGGSPGEEEDEEEGHSEQEEEEEEEEGHSEQDPESSEEEEEEEEGEAGARQGPAGPGGRRSGQAEPPSHSRMATRSRESARRRGSPEPGESGRRGGKRPKPPPGVVSAAAPDGLGAKVKLEEKQHHPCQKCPRVFNNRWYLEKHMNVTHSRMQICDQCGKRFLLESELLLHRQTDCERNIQCVTCGKAFKKLWSLHEHNKIVHGYAEKKFSCEICEKKFYTMAHVRKHMVAHTKDMPFTCETCGKSFKRSMSLKVHSLQHSGEKPFRCENCNERFQYKYQLRSHMSIHIGHKQFMCQWCGKDFNMKQYFDEHMKTHTGEKPYICEICGKSFTSRPNMKRHRRTHTGEKPYPCDVCGQRFRFSNMLKAHKEKCFRVSHPLASDTPPAGPGLPPAQAQAPAHALPLLSGLPQTLPPPPHLPPPPPLFPNTANAGGRLNASN; the protein is encoded by the exons ATGGGCCGCCTGAACGAGCAGCGGCTCTTCCAGCCCGACCTCTGCGACGTGGACCTGGTGCTGGTGCCCCAGCGCAGCGTCTTCCCGGCGCACAAGGGCGTGCTGGCCGCCTACAGCCAGTTCTTCCACTCGCTCTTCACCCAGAACAAGCAGCTGCAGCGCGTGGAGCTGTCCCTGGAGGCGCTGGCGCCGGGAGGCCTGCAACAGATCCTCAACTTTATCTACACGTCCAAGCTGCTGGTCAACGCAGCCAACGTCCACGAGGTGCTCAGCGCTGCCTCCTTGCTGCAGATGGCCGACATCGCCGCGTCCTGCCAGGAACTGCTGGATGCCCGCTCCCTAGGCCCGCCGGGCCCCGGCAccgtggccctggcccagccagccgCCAGTTGCACCCCCGCTGCACCGTCCTACTACTGCGACATCAAGCAGGAGGCCGACGCCCCCGGCCTGCCCAAGATCTACGCCCGCGAGGGCCCCGACCCCTACTCGGTGCGCGTTGAGGACGGAGCGGGGACCACTGAGGGCACAGTGCCTGCTGCCCTCGGGTCGGCCCAGCCCTTCTtcaaggaggagaaggaaggtggCGGCGAGGAGGCTGGCGGGCCCCCTACTGGCTTGTGCAAgctggagggtggggaggagtTGGAAGAAGAGCTCGGGGGTCCTGGCGCCTACAGCCGCCAGGAGCAGTCCCAGATCATCGTGGAGGTGAACCTGAACAACCAGACACTGCACGTGTCCACGGGCCCCGAGGGGAAGCCGGGCACTGGGACCAGCCCAGCCGCCATGGCTCTGGGCCGGGAGGACGGGCTGCAGAGAcactcagaggaggaggaggaggaggacgaagaggaggaggaggaggaagaagaggaggaggagggtggtggcagtggtgggggcgaggaggaggaggaggaagaggaagaggaggaggaagagggtggtagtcctggagaggaggaagatgaggaggaagggCACAGtgagcaggaagaggaagaggaggaggaggaagggcacagCGAGCAGGATCCAGAGAGctcggaggaggaggaagaggaggaggagggggaggctggggccaggcagggccctgcAGGCCCCGGGGGCCGTCGGAGCGGCCAAGCAGAGCCCCCTTCCCACAGCCGCATGGCCACGAGGTCCCGGGAGAGTGCTCGGCGCAGGGGCAGCCCTGAGCCCGGGGAGTCCGGGCGGCGGGGTGGGAAGCGGCCCAAGCCGCCCCCGGGGGTCGTGTCCGCGGCAGCCCCCGACGGGCTGGGGGCCAAGGTGAAGCTGGAGGAGAAGCAGCACCACCCCTGCCAGAAGTGCCCACGGGTTTTCAACAACCGCTGGTACCTGGAGAAGCACATGAACGTGACCCACAGCCGCATGCAGATCTGCGACCAGTGCGGCAAGCGCTTCCTGCTGGAGAGTGAGCTGCTGCTGCACCGGCAGACCGACTGCGAGCGCAACATCCAG TGTGTGACATGTGGCAAAGCTTTCAAGAAGCTCTGGTCCCTCCATGAGCACAACAAGATCGTGCACGGCTACGCGGAGAAGAAGTTCTCGTGCGAGATCTGCGAGAAGAAGTTCTACACCATGGCCCACGTGCGCAAGCACATGGTCG CCCACACCAAGGACATGCCCTTCACGTGCGAGACCTGCGGGAAGTCATTCAAGCGCAGCATGTCGCTTAAGGTGCACTCGCTCCAGCACTCTGGGGAGAAGCCCTTCCGATGTGAG AACTGCAACGAGCGCTTCCAGTACAAGTACCAGCTGCGCTCACACATGAGCATCCACATCGGCCACAAGCAGTTCATGTGCCAGTGGTGCGGCAAGGACTTCAACATGAAGCAGTACTTTGATGAGCACATGAAGACCCACACAG GGGAGAAGCCCTACATCTGCGAGATCTGCGGCAAGAGCTTCACCAGCCGGCCCAACATGAAGCGCCACCGGCGCACGCACACCGGCGAGAAGCCGTACCCCTGCGATGTCTGCGGCCAGCGCTTCCGCTTCTCCAACATGCTCAAGGCGCACAAGGAGAAGTGCTTCCGCGTCAGCCACCCGCTGGCCAGCGACACGCCGCCTGCCGGCCCCGGCCTGCcgcctgcccaggcccaggccccggcccACGCCCTGCCCTTGCTCTCGGGCCTGCCCCAGACCCTGCCGCCCCCACCTCACCTGCCGCCCCCGCCGCCACTCTTCCCCAACACGGCCAACGCTGGCGGCAGGCTGAACGCCAGCAACTAA
- the ZBTB47 gene encoding zinc finger and BTB domain-containing protein 47 isoform X1: MPHTTRVRAPRRHAGRPGPLSVQTAAPADARAPIGAPRPPPAAPEALGPQLLGAGLAAALRLRPPGRAPGGHGRGALRGGGPQRGASWSGPGLAAGGSAIPRGPVSPQRHGTMLLVEKTTDSPAAEFSLVEDVALHFACLMGRLNEQRLFQPDLCDVDLVLVPQRSVFPAHKGVLAAYSQFFHSLFTQNKQLQRVELSLEALAPGGLQQILNFIYTSKLLVNAANVHEVLSAASLLQMADIAASCQELLDARSLGPPGPGTVALAQPAASCTPAAPSYYCDIKQEADAPGLPKIYAREGPDPYSVRVEDGAGTTEGTVPAALGSAQPFFKEEKEGGGEEAGGPPTGLCKLEGGEELEEELGGPGAYSRQEQSQIIVEVNLNNQTLHVSTGPEGKPGTGTSPAAMALGREDGLQRHSEEEEEEDEEEEEEEEEEEEGGGSGGGEEEEEEEEEEEEEGGSPGEEEDEEEGHSEQEEEEEEEEGHSEQDPESSEEEEEEEEGEAGARQGPAGPGGRRSGQAEPPSHSRMATRSRESARRRGSPEPGESGRRGGKRPKPPPGVVSAAAPDGLGAKVKLEEKQHHPCQKCPRVFNNRWYLEKHMNVTHSRMQICDQCGKRFLLESELLLHRQTDCERNIQCVTCGKAFKKLWSLHEHNKIVHGYAEKKFSCEICEKKFYTMAHVRKHMVAHTKDMPFTCETCGKSFKRSMSLKVHSLQHSGEKPFRCENCNERFQYKYQLRSHMSIHIGHKQFMCQWCGKDFNMKQYFDEHMKTHTGEKPYICEICGKSFTSRPNMKRHRRTHTGEKPYPCDVCGQRFRFSNMLKAHKEKCFRVSHPLASDTPPAGPGLPPAQAQAPAHALPLLSGLPQTLPPPPHLPPPPPLFPNTANAGGRLNASN; this comes from the exons ATGCCGCACACCACGCGTGTCCGCGCCCCCCGCCGGCACGCAGGGCGGCCTGGCCCTTTAAGCGTCCAGACGGCGGCCCCAGCTGACGCGCGGGCTCCAATCggcgccccgcgccccccgcccgccgCGCCCGAGGCTCTGGGGCCGCAGCTGCTCGGCGCTGGACTCGCCGCGGCCCTGCGCCTCCGCCCGCCCGGCCGCGCCCCCGGGGGCCATGGTCGCGGGGCCCTGCGCGGGGGCGGCCCCCAGCGCGGCGCTTCATGGAGCGGCCCGGGCCTGGCCGCCGGGGGCAGCGCGATCCCGCGGGGCCCTGTGAGCCCCCAGCGCCACGGCACCATG TTGCTGGTTGAGAAGACGACCGACTCACCAGCGGCGGAGTTCTCGCTGGTGGAGGACGTGGCCCTGCACTTCGCCTGCTTGATGGGCCGCCTGAACGAGCAGCGGCTCTTCCAGCCCGACCTCTGCGACGTGGACCTGGTGCTGGTGCCCCAGCGCAGCGTCTTCCCGGCGCACAAGGGCGTGCTGGCCGCCTACAGCCAGTTCTTCCACTCGCTCTTCACCCAGAACAAGCAGCTGCAGCGCGTGGAGCTGTCCCTGGAGGCGCTGGCGCCGGGAGGCCTGCAACAGATCCTCAACTTTATCTACACGTCCAAGCTGCTGGTCAACGCAGCCAACGTCCACGAGGTGCTCAGCGCTGCCTCCTTGCTGCAGATGGCCGACATCGCCGCGTCCTGCCAGGAACTGCTGGATGCCCGCTCCCTAGGCCCGCCGGGCCCCGGCAccgtggccctggcccagccagccgCCAGTTGCACCCCCGCTGCACCGTCCTACTACTGCGACATCAAGCAGGAGGCCGACGCCCCCGGCCTGCCCAAGATCTACGCCCGCGAGGGCCCCGACCCCTACTCGGTGCGCGTTGAGGACGGAGCGGGGACCACTGAGGGCACAGTGCCTGCTGCCCTCGGGTCGGCCCAGCCCTTCTtcaaggaggagaaggaaggtggCGGCGAGGAGGCTGGCGGGCCCCCTACTGGCTTGTGCAAgctggagggtggggaggagtTGGAAGAAGAGCTCGGGGGTCCTGGCGCCTACAGCCGCCAGGAGCAGTCCCAGATCATCGTGGAGGTGAACCTGAACAACCAGACACTGCACGTGTCCACGGGCCCCGAGGGGAAGCCGGGCACTGGGACCAGCCCAGCCGCCATGGCTCTGGGCCGGGAGGACGGGCTGCAGAGAcactcagaggaggaggaggaggaggacgaagaggaggaggaggaggaagaagaggaggaggagggtggtggcagtggtgggggcgaggaggaggaggaggaagaggaagaggaggaggaagagggtggtagtcctggagaggaggaagatgaggaggaagggCACAGtgagcaggaagaggaagaggaggaggaggaagggcacagCGAGCAGGATCCAGAGAGctcggaggaggaggaagaggaggaggagggggaggctggggccaggcagggccctgcAGGCCCCGGGGGCCGTCGGAGCGGCCAAGCAGAGCCCCCTTCCCACAGCCGCATGGCCACGAGGTCCCGGGAGAGTGCTCGGCGCAGGGGCAGCCCTGAGCCCGGGGAGTCCGGGCGGCGGGGTGGGAAGCGGCCCAAGCCGCCCCCGGGGGTCGTGTCCGCGGCAGCCCCCGACGGGCTGGGGGCCAAGGTGAAGCTGGAGGAGAAGCAGCACCACCCCTGCCAGAAGTGCCCACGGGTTTTCAACAACCGCTGGTACCTGGAGAAGCACATGAACGTGACCCACAGCCGCATGCAGATCTGCGACCAGTGCGGCAAGCGCTTCCTGCTGGAGAGTGAGCTGCTGCTGCACCGGCAGACCGACTGCGAGCGCAACATCCAG TGTGTGACATGTGGCAAAGCTTTCAAGAAGCTCTGGTCCCTCCATGAGCACAACAAGATCGTGCACGGCTACGCGGAGAAGAAGTTCTCGTGCGAGATCTGCGAGAAGAAGTTCTACACCATGGCCCACGTGCGCAAGCACATGGTCG CCCACACCAAGGACATGCCCTTCACGTGCGAGACCTGCGGGAAGTCATTCAAGCGCAGCATGTCGCTTAAGGTGCACTCGCTCCAGCACTCTGGGGAGAAGCCCTTCCGATGTGAG AACTGCAACGAGCGCTTCCAGTACAAGTACCAGCTGCGCTCACACATGAGCATCCACATCGGCCACAAGCAGTTCATGTGCCAGTGGTGCGGCAAGGACTTCAACATGAAGCAGTACTTTGATGAGCACATGAAGACCCACACAG GGGAGAAGCCCTACATCTGCGAGATCTGCGGCAAGAGCTTCACCAGCCGGCCCAACATGAAGCGCCACCGGCGCACGCACACCGGCGAGAAGCCGTACCCCTGCGATGTCTGCGGCCAGCGCTTCCGCTTCTCCAACATGCTCAAGGCGCACAAGGAGAAGTGCTTCCGCGTCAGCCACCCGCTGGCCAGCGACACGCCGCCTGCCGGCCCCGGCCTGCcgcctgcccaggcccaggccccggcccACGCCCTGCCCTTGCTCTCGGGCCTGCCCCAGACCCTGCCGCCCCCACCTCACCTGCCGCCCCCGCCGCCACTCTTCCCCAACACGGCCAACGCTGGCGGCAGGCTGAACGCCAGCAACTAA
- the ZBTB47 gene encoding zinc finger and BTB domain-containing protein 47 isoform X2, whose product MERPGPGRRGQRDPAGPCEPPAPRHHGSGHWKAFQRRRAERPGALRPELLVEKTTDSPAAEFSLVEDVALHFACLMGRLNEQRLFQPDLCDVDLVLVPQRSVFPAHKGVLAAYSQFFHSLFTQNKQLQRVELSLEALAPGGLQQILNFIYTSKLLVNAANVHEVLSAASLLQMADIAASCQELLDARSLGPPGPGTVALAQPAASCTPAAPSYYCDIKQEADAPGLPKIYAREGPDPYSVRVEDGAGTTEGTVPAALGSAQPFFKEEKEGGGEEAGGPPTGLCKLEGGEELEEELGGPGAYSRQEQSQIIVEVNLNNQTLHVSTGPEGKPGTGTSPAAMALGREDGLQRHSEEEEEEDEEEEEEEEEEEEGGGSGGGEEEEEEEEEEEEEGGSPGEEEDEEEGHSEQEEEEEEEEGHSEQDPESSEEEEEEEEGEAGARQGPAGPGGRRSGQAEPPSHSRMATRSRESARRRGSPEPGESGRRGGKRPKPPPGVVSAAAPDGLGAKVKLEEKQHHPCQKCPRVFNNRWYLEKHMNVTHSRMQICDQCGKRFLLESELLLHRQTDCERNIQCVTCGKAFKKLWSLHEHNKIVHGYAEKKFSCEICEKKFYTMAHVRKHMVAHTKDMPFTCETCGKSFKRSMSLKVHSLQHSGEKPFRCENCNERFQYKYQLRSHMSIHIGHKQFMCQWCGKDFNMKQYFDEHMKTHTGEKPYICEICGKSFTSRPNMKRHRRTHTGEKPYPCDVCGQRFRFSNMLKAHKEKCFRVSHPLASDTPPAGPGLPPAQAQAPAHALPLLSGLPQTLPPPPHLPPPPPLFPNTANAGGRLNASN is encoded by the exons ATGGAGCGGCCCGGGCCTGGCCGCCGGGGGCAGCGCGATCCCGCGGGGCCCTGTGAGCCCCCAGCGCCACGGCACCATG GCAGTGGGCACTGGAAGGCATTCCAGAGAAGGAGGGCGGAGAGGCCAGGGGCCCTGCGGCCTGAG TTGCTGGTTGAGAAGACGACCGACTCACCAGCGGCGGAGTTCTCGCTGGTGGAGGACGTGGCCCTGCACTTCGCCTGCTTGATGGGCCGCCTGAACGAGCAGCGGCTCTTCCAGCCCGACCTCTGCGACGTGGACCTGGTGCTGGTGCCCCAGCGCAGCGTCTTCCCGGCGCACAAGGGCGTGCTGGCCGCCTACAGCCAGTTCTTCCACTCGCTCTTCACCCAGAACAAGCAGCTGCAGCGCGTGGAGCTGTCCCTGGAGGCGCTGGCGCCGGGAGGCCTGCAACAGATCCTCAACTTTATCTACACGTCCAAGCTGCTGGTCAACGCAGCCAACGTCCACGAGGTGCTCAGCGCTGCCTCCTTGCTGCAGATGGCCGACATCGCCGCGTCCTGCCAGGAACTGCTGGATGCCCGCTCCCTAGGCCCGCCGGGCCCCGGCAccgtggccctggcccagccagccgCCAGTTGCACCCCCGCTGCACCGTCCTACTACTGCGACATCAAGCAGGAGGCCGACGCCCCCGGCCTGCCCAAGATCTACGCCCGCGAGGGCCCCGACCCCTACTCGGTGCGCGTTGAGGACGGAGCGGGGACCACTGAGGGCACAGTGCCTGCTGCCCTCGGGTCGGCCCAGCCCTTCTtcaaggaggagaaggaaggtggCGGCGAGGAGGCTGGCGGGCCCCCTACTGGCTTGTGCAAgctggagggtggggaggagtTGGAAGAAGAGCTCGGGGGTCCTGGCGCCTACAGCCGCCAGGAGCAGTCCCAGATCATCGTGGAGGTGAACCTGAACAACCAGACACTGCACGTGTCCACGGGCCCCGAGGGGAAGCCGGGCACTGGGACCAGCCCAGCCGCCATGGCTCTGGGCCGGGAGGACGGGCTGCAGAGAcactcagaggaggaggaggaggaggacgaagaggaggaggaggaggaagaagaggaggaggagggtggtggcagtggtgggggcgaggaggaggaggaggaagaggaagaggaggaggaagagggtggtagtcctggagaggaggaagatgaggaggaagggCACAGtgagcaggaagaggaagaggaggaggaggaagggcacagCGAGCAGGATCCAGAGAGctcggaggaggaggaagaggaggaggagggggaggctggggccaggcagggccctgcAGGCCCCGGGGGCCGTCGGAGCGGCCAAGCAGAGCCCCCTTCCCACAGCCGCATGGCCACGAGGTCCCGGGAGAGTGCTCGGCGCAGGGGCAGCCCTGAGCCCGGGGAGTCCGGGCGGCGGGGTGGGAAGCGGCCCAAGCCGCCCCCGGGGGTCGTGTCCGCGGCAGCCCCCGACGGGCTGGGGGCCAAGGTGAAGCTGGAGGAGAAGCAGCACCACCCCTGCCAGAAGTGCCCACGGGTTTTCAACAACCGCTGGTACCTGGAGAAGCACATGAACGTGACCCACAGCCGCATGCAGATCTGCGACCAGTGCGGCAAGCGCTTCCTGCTGGAGAGTGAGCTGCTGCTGCACCGGCAGACCGACTGCGAGCGCAACATCCAG TGTGTGACATGTGGCAAAGCTTTCAAGAAGCTCTGGTCCCTCCATGAGCACAACAAGATCGTGCACGGCTACGCGGAGAAGAAGTTCTCGTGCGAGATCTGCGAGAAGAAGTTCTACACCATGGCCCACGTGCGCAAGCACATGGTCG CCCACACCAAGGACATGCCCTTCACGTGCGAGACCTGCGGGAAGTCATTCAAGCGCAGCATGTCGCTTAAGGTGCACTCGCTCCAGCACTCTGGGGAGAAGCCCTTCCGATGTGAG AACTGCAACGAGCGCTTCCAGTACAAGTACCAGCTGCGCTCACACATGAGCATCCACATCGGCCACAAGCAGTTCATGTGCCAGTGGTGCGGCAAGGACTTCAACATGAAGCAGTACTTTGATGAGCACATGAAGACCCACACAG GGGAGAAGCCCTACATCTGCGAGATCTGCGGCAAGAGCTTCACCAGCCGGCCCAACATGAAGCGCCACCGGCGCACGCACACCGGCGAGAAGCCGTACCCCTGCGATGTCTGCGGCCAGCGCTTCCGCTTCTCCAACATGCTCAAGGCGCACAAGGAGAAGTGCTTCCGCGTCAGCCACCCGCTGGCCAGCGACACGCCGCCTGCCGGCCCCGGCCTGCcgcctgcccaggcccaggccccggcccACGCCCTGCCCTTGCTCTCGGGCCTGCCCCAGACCCTGCCGCCCCCACCTCACCTGCCGCCCCCGCCGCCACTCTTCCCCAACACGGCCAACGCTGGCGGCAGGCTGAACGCCAGCAACTAA